The stretch of DNA GCGACTGAAGAAAGACCTTGAAGACGTCGGTCGGGTCGAATCCGAACCACGACTGATCACCGAAGGACGGAAAACAATTCAGATGATGCTGGTGCCAAAATGAGAAAACTAAAAACTGTCAGTTCGTTGAAAAAGAGAATCAAGATTACCGGCCGGGGTAAGTTCCTGCATGCCCACGGTGGTACGAGTCACAACAATGCATACAAGTCGAAGTCACGTAAGCGCCGACTACGCCTGCCGTCCGAAGTCACACCGACTGAATCCAGACGGCTCCGTCGGCTTCTCCCCTATTCGTAAGGAGCACTGATGCCTCGAGTCAAGACTGGACCATACACGCGTGCCCGACGCAAGAAATGGCTGAAAAACGCTAAGGGATACTGGGGCGCCAAGTCAAGATTGTACAAGTCAGCCCGTCTCCAGGTGATGCACGCCTGGATGTCAGCCTACAAGGAGCGCCGT from candidate division WOR-3 bacterium encodes:
- the rpmI gene encoding 50S ribosomal protein L35; amino-acid sequence: MRKLKTVSSLKKRIKITGRGKFLHAHGGTSHNNAYKSKSRKRRLRLPSEVTPTESRRLRRLLPYS